CCGGGCACGCAGCCCCGCGCGTACTCTTCCGGGGTCCGCGCGTCCACGATCACCAGGTCGGCGCCCTGCTGCCTCCTGGCCTGCAGCTCCTGCGGCGACATCTGAGGCGTCTTCATCTCGTGCAGCACGCGCTCGCCGAAGACCTTGCTGGGGACGTTGACGCCTTCCACGATCGGGCGGCCGGCGGCCCGCCACCCGTCGAGGCCGCCACTCAATACCCGCACGTCGGCGTAGCCCATGTCGGCGAGCGCCGGCCGCGCCAGCTCGGCCAGACGCCCGCCGTCGTCGTCGTAGATGACGACGGGCGTCGTCGGCCAGGCCGTCACCAGCCGCGCCAGACGGAACTCGAGGAGCCGCCGCGGCAGCGAGGTAGCGCGGAAGATATGACCCCTCTCGTAGGCGCCGCGCTCGCGGAGATCGAGGACGGCGTGGGGCGTGTCGGAGCGCATCAAAGACGCCAACTCGGTGGGCGAGATCCTCATGGCGCCCCCAAAGCCTACACCGAATCGCGGGCAGAGGCCGATAGAATGGCCCCCATGCCCGCCGTGTACGTCGTGGTCGGCGCGCTGCTGCTGCTCGGCCTCCTGGGCTCGCTGCTGCCACTTGTCCCCGGCACGCCGCTCATCCTCCTCGGCGCCCTCATCTACGCGTTCGCGACCGACTTCGCCACGATCGGCGTCGGCCGGCTCGCGCTGCTGGCCGGGCTGGCGACGGCAGGGTATCTGGCGTCCCACGTCGCCGGCGCCCTGGGGGCCAGGAAGTACGGAGGCAGCGCCTGGGCGGTCGTCGGCGCGCTGGTCGGCATGGTGATCGGCCTCTTCTTCGGCCCGCTGGGCCTCCTGCTGGGTCCCATCGTGGGCGCCGTCGCCGGTGAGCTGCTGCGCAGCGGGGAGATCGAGGGGAGCCTCAAGAGCGGCGTCGGCGCCGCCGTCGGACTCCTGCTCGGCGCCGTGGCGCATTTCGCCCTGGCGCTCGTGATGGCCGCGCTCGTCGTCTGGTGGATCTGGCGCGGGTGACCGCTCTCAGTGCGCCTCCAACCAGTTCCGGCGATGCCCCGACGGGTGCCCTGCCGGTGCCGATCCAAGTAACGAGCCAGACGAGGTCGGAGTAACCACCGGTCGCGCGCGGGCTTCGCCCGCGCGATCCTCTGGGGTGTTTCAGAGGGGGCCGCGCGGCCCCCTCTGACTATGGACCTCGGAGGGGGCCGCCGAGGCCCCCTCCGATTAAGAGCGGAGCAGGCTCTCCGCGGCCTCCATCAGGCTCTCGGAGAGCGTCGGGTGCGTGTGGATGGTCGCCGCCAGATCCTCCGCCGTCAGCGCCCCCTCCACGGCCAGGGCGCCCTCGGCGATCAGCTCGCCCGCGCCCGGGCCGACGATGCCCACGCCGAGCACGCGCCCGGACTCGCCGTCCACGACCAGCTTGGTGAGGCCGTCGGCGCGGCCGAGGGTCGCGGCGCGACCCGACGCCGCCCACTGGAACTTCGCGATCTTCACCGCCCGGCCGGTGCGCTGGGCCTCCGCCTCGCTGAGCCCGCACCAGGCGACCTCGGGATCGGTGAAGACGACGGCGGGCACGACGACGTTGTCGAACGCCGCGGCTCTCCCGGCGATCACTTCCGCCGCGACCTTGCCCTGCCGCATCGCCCGATGGGCCAGCATCGGCTCGCCGGTGACGTCGCCCACCGCGTAGATGCGCGGATCGGCCGTCCGGCACCGGTCGTCGACCGCGATCACGCCGCGCTCGTCGGGGCGGACGCGCGTGGTGTCGAGGCCGAGCGCGTCGGTCTGCGGGCGCCGGCCGACGGCGACGAGGACCCGATCGAAGGTCGCCGTGGTCTCGCCCAGCCGCGCCTCGATGCCGGCCCCCGTCTCGCCGAGCGCCGTCACCTTCGTGCCCAGGTGGATCGCGGCCAAGAGCTTCTCGCAGCGGCGAGCCAGCGGCTGGACGAGGTCGCGGTCCACCCCCGGCAGCAGGCCGTCCGTCATCTCCACGAGCGTCACCCGGCTCCCGAGGGCCGCGTAGACCTGGCCCAGCTCGAGACCGATGTAGCCGCCGCCGATGACCAGCAGCCGCTCGGGCACGTCGGGCAGCTCTAGCGCGGCGGTCGAGTCCATGACGCGCTCGCTCTGAATGCCCACCCCCGGCAGCGCGGCGGGCAGCGAGCCGGTGGCGATGATGGCGTGCT
The Candidatus Methylomirabilota bacterium genome window above contains:
- the lpdA gene encoding dihydrolipoyl dehydrogenase, coding for VVDAGKRLGGACLYEGCIPSKALLHVAAVLSEAERAREFGVDFGEPRISLDALSKWKNEHVVGKLARGLAGVARSKAVEVVGGHAVFEDSRGVRVEGDEPQKIRFKHAIIATGSLPAALPGVGIQSERVMDSTAALELPDVPERLLVIGGGYIGLELGQVYAALGSRVTLVEMTDGLLPGVDRDLVQPLARRCEKLLAAIHLGTKVTALGETGAGIEARLGETTATFDRVLVAVGRRPQTDALGLDTTRVRPDERGVIAVDDRCRTADPRIYAVGDVTGEPMLAHRAMRQGKVAAEVIAGRAAAFDNVVVPAVVFTDPEVAWCGLSEAEAQRTGRAVKIAKFQWAASGRAATLGRADGLTKLVVDGESGRVLGVGIVGPGAGELIAEGALAVEGALTAEDLAATIHTHPTLSESLMEAAESLLRS
- a CDS encoding DUF456 domain-containing protein; translation: MPAVYVVVGALLLLGLLGSLLPLVPGTPLILLGALIYAFATDFATIGVGRLALLAGLATAGYLASHVAGALGARKYGGSAWAVVGALVGMVIGLFFGPLGLLLGPIVGAVAGELLRSGEIEGSLKSGVGAAVGLLLGAVAHFALALVMAALVVWWIWRG